Proteins encoded by one window of Symbiobacterium terraclitae:
- a CDS encoding MFS transporter gives MQAAVAEGALFAVFSGAIGGNLLTAFLLDMGATNGQIGLLNALGPLTSLSTLFAAYVLTHLPRRKPFMVGMAFFHRTLWALAGFIPLLLPSGAQVWAYLAVYFAANLGISLAGPAWQSIMADTVAPDLRGRYFGLRNAVVQVATMATVLWAGRYLDAHPGPSGFRTLYLVALGAGLLNVGAFLVQPEPPYIRRDPGNPWRHLALPFRSRPFLAAVLFTSGLSMAGAMVSPFYTVQMLRVLHLNYGLVTQLSAVGTATAIAAHLGLGRLVDRAGEETVLGLLPWLSIVPAACWFAVGPDSVLLLYLISVLQGVIGALQSLVIFNVNLGIAPRADRPVYLAAFSAVSGLGGFVAPVLGGAVAGRGGLFPLLWLSIGAYLLLGLVWQGIVRPRVREAMQAGKA, from the coding sequence ATGCAGGCCGCCGTCGCCGAGGGGGCGCTGTTCGCGGTCTTCTCCGGCGCGATCGGCGGCAACCTGCTCACGGCGTTTCTGCTGGACATGGGCGCCACCAACGGCCAGATCGGCCTCCTGAACGCCCTGGGGCCGCTGACCAGCCTCTCCACCCTGTTCGCCGCCTACGTGCTCACGCATCTTCCCCGGCGCAAACCCTTCATGGTGGGGATGGCCTTCTTCCACCGCACCCTCTGGGCGCTGGCGGGCTTTATCCCCCTACTGCTGCCTTCCGGTGCGCAGGTGTGGGCCTACCTCGCCGTCTACTTCGCAGCCAACCTGGGCATCTCGCTGGCCGGCCCGGCGTGGCAGTCGATCATGGCCGACACCGTCGCCCCCGACCTGCGGGGCCGGTACTTCGGCCTGCGCAACGCTGTGGTGCAGGTGGCCACCATGGCGACGGTGCTCTGGGCCGGCCGCTACCTGGACGCGCACCCCGGCCCGTCCGGCTTCCGGACCCTCTACCTGGTGGCCCTCGGCGCCGGCCTGCTGAACGTCGGCGCGTTCCTGGTGCAGCCCGAGCCACCGTACATCCGGCGGGATCCCGGGAACCCCTGGCGCCACCTGGCCCTGCCGTTCCGGTCCCGCCCCTTCCTCGCGGCGGTGCTCTTCACCTCCGGCCTCAGCATGGCCGGCGCGATGGTCAGCCCCTTCTACACCGTGCAGATGCTCAGGGTTCTCCACCTGAACTACGGCCTCGTCACGCAGCTCTCGGCCGTGGGGACGGCCACGGCCATCGCCGCCCACCTGGGCCTCGGCCGGCTCGTGGACCGCGCCGGCGAGGAGACCGTGCTGGGGCTGCTGCCGTGGCTCAGCATCGTCCCGGCGGCCTGCTGGTTCGCCGTGGGCCCGGACAGCGTGCTGCTCCTCTACCTGATCTCCGTCCTGCAAGGGGTGATCGGCGCCCTGCAGAGCCTCGTCATCTTCAACGTCAACCTCGGAATCGCCCCGCGGGCCGACCGCCCCGTCTACCTGGCGGCCTTCTCGGCGGTCAGCGGCCTGGGGGGCTTCGTCGCGCCCGTGCTCGGCGGCGCTGTCGCAGGCCGGGGCGGCCTCTTCCCGCTCCTCTGGCTCTCCATCGGTGCGTACCTGCTCCTCGGGCTCGTCTGGCAGGGTAT